The following are from one region of the Stigmatella ashevillena genome:
- a CDS encoding type IV pilus twitching motility protein PilT, with protein sequence MKPIAEMLRYLSHPAITELALTTGRCPMIKSLNGYEPVDNAVLTADELNRTLLAMVGPARAASVTEKPVKWSVRAEGMATLSIIAARRGELLSLRVMRTGDSPAAVPGARPAEAAPEAPAAAEAPAGDPGAPVAPNIPPIRPSSVGMKVIKASAPQVQPPTLQPSAAAPSPPPRVEFWKDLPSLMEEARRLGASDLHVVAGRPALFRVASELKPEGEVLSPEKVEQMLLPQVPARLRPVLEKEGSCDFSLEDPSSGRFRVNVCRQRTGLKGSFRVISREIPTLESLGLPPSIAKAAHHHQGLIVVTGPSGHGKTSTLTAIVDLINRESKHHVLTVEDPVEYLHPRKQALLSQREVGTHTRTFANALKGSLREDPDVIVVGELRDTETVRMALAASETGHLLISTMNTPSAAKTIDRLIDLFPPGDQAQVRLTLASSLRLIVSQRLLPSTDGKGLVAAAEVLPGSVALGNLIRDNKTFQIPSLQQRGKSLGIIRFDDSLAELVKAGKTTLEIARGFAESPDELEAVVTGKRPGAPQPEAPAQDGQKLMNKVGSLLGRRSA encoded by the coding sequence ATGAAGCCCATCGCGGAGATGCTGCGCTACCTGTCCCATCCGGCCATCACCGAGCTCGCCCTGACCACGGGGCGCTGCCCGATGATCAAAAGCCTCAATGGCTACGAGCCGGTGGACAACGCTGTTCTGACCGCGGACGAGCTGAACCGCACCCTGCTGGCGATGGTGGGCCCCGCGCGCGCCGCCTCGGTGACGGAGAAGCCCGTGAAGTGGTCCGTGCGCGCCGAGGGCATGGCCACGCTCTCCATCATCGCCGCGCGCCGCGGAGAGCTCCTCAGCCTGCGGGTGATGCGCACCGGGGACAGCCCCGCCGCCGTGCCGGGCGCCCGCCCCGCGGAGGCCGCGCCCGAGGCCCCCGCCGCCGCGGAGGCCCCCGCTGGGGATCCAGGGGCCCCCGTGGCACCCAACATTCCCCCCATCCGCCCGTCCTCCGTGGGCATGAAGGTCATCAAGGCCTCGGCCCCTCAGGTACAGCCTCCCACCCTCCAGCCCTCCGCGGCCGCGCCCTCTCCGCCGCCCCGGGTGGAGTTCTGGAAGGATCTGCCCTCCTTGATGGAGGAGGCGCGACGGCTGGGCGCCAGTGACTTGCACGTCGTCGCGGGTCGGCCCGCCCTGTTCCGCGTGGCCTCGGAGCTGAAGCCCGAGGGCGAGGTGCTCTCCCCCGAGAAGGTGGAGCAGATGCTGCTGCCCCAGGTTCCCGCCCGGCTCCGCCCCGTGCTGGAAAAAGAAGGCAGCTGTGACTTCTCGCTCGAGGATCCCTCCAGCGGCCGGTTCCGCGTCAACGTGTGCCGCCAGCGCACCGGCCTCAAGGGCTCCTTCCGCGTCATCTCCCGGGAGATTCCCACCCTGGAGTCGCTCGGCCTGCCGCCGAGCATCGCCAAGGCCGCCCACCACCACCAGGGGCTCATCGTCGTCACCGGCCCTTCCGGCCACGGCAAGACGAGCACGCTGACGGCCATCGTGGACCTCATCAACCGCGAGTCGAAGCACCACGTGCTCACGGTGGAAGACCCGGTGGAGTACCTCCACCCCCGCAAGCAGGCGCTGTTGAGCCAGCGCGAGGTGGGCACCCACACCCGCACCTTCGCCAACGCCCTCAAGGGCTCGCTGCGCGAGGACCCGGACGTCATCGTCGTGGGCGAGCTGCGCGACACGGAGACGGTGCGCATGGCGCTGGCGGCCAGCGAGACAGGCCACCTGCTCATCAGCACGATGAACACCCCCAGCGCGGCGAAGACCATCGACCGGTTGATCGATCTGTTTCCCCCCGGCGACCAGGCGCAGGTGCGCTTGACGCTGGCCTCCAGCCTGCGGCTCATCGTCAGCCAGCGGCTGCTGCCCTCCACGGACGGCAAGGGGCTCGTGGCCGCAGCCGAGGTGCTGCCGGGCTCGGTGGCCCTGGGCAACCTCATCCGCGACAACAAGACCTTCCAGATCCCCTCGCTCCAGCAGCGCGGCAAGAGCCTGGGCATCATCCGCTTCGACGACTCGCTGGCGGAGCTGGTCAAGGCGGGCAAGACGACGCTGGAAATCGCCCGTGGCTTCGCCGAGAGCCCGGACGAGCTGGAGGCCGTGGTGACCGGCAAGCGGCCGGGCGCCCCGCAGCCCGAGGCCCCCGCGCAGGATGGGCAGAAGCTGATGAACAAGGTGGGCTCGCTGCTGGGCCGCCGGAGCGCGTGA
- the modA gene encoding molybdate ABC transporter substrate-binding protein yields the protein MNPLVKTALAAGAALIVGVSLVKGLRHEEPTPTPVRTLTIAAASDLKFALDEFLKEFRARHPGAEVKATYGSSGNFLAQISQGAPFDVFLSADVAYPRELANKGLVDDSGVFLYAVGRIVVWVPNGSSLPVETLGLKALEDPAAKRIAIANPQHAPYGRAAEAALKSQGVYDAVKDKLVLGENIAQAAQFVQSGAADVGIIALALALAPAMKDQGRSWEVPLEAYPRMEQGGAILKGARDVALAKQFREELLGAEGRALLKRYGFSLLGE from the coding sequence ATGAACCCCCTTGTGAAGACCGCACTCGCTGCGGGCGCGGCACTCATCGTCGGCGTGAGCCTCGTGAAAGGCTTGCGCCACGAGGAGCCGACGCCCACACCGGTCCGCACGCTCACCATCGCGGCGGCGTCGGATCTCAAGTTCGCGCTGGATGAATTCCTGAAGGAGTTCCGCGCGAGACACCCGGGGGCGGAGGTCAAGGCCACCTATGGCTCGTCGGGCAACTTCCTCGCGCAGATTTCCCAGGGTGCCCCCTTCGACGTCTTCCTGTCAGCGGATGTGGCCTACCCCCGCGAGTTGGCCAACAAGGGGCTCGTCGATGACAGCGGCGTCTTTCTCTATGCCGTGGGCCGCATCGTGGTGTGGGTGCCCAACGGTTCCTCGCTGCCCGTGGAGACGCTCGGGCTGAAGGCCCTGGAAGACCCCGCCGCCAAGCGCATCGCCATCGCCAACCCCCAGCACGCGCCCTATGGCCGCGCGGCCGAGGCCGCCTTGAAGAGCCAAGGCGTCTACGACGCCGTGAAGGACAAGCTCGTCCTGGGAGAGAACATCGCCCAAGCCGCCCAGTTCGTGCAGAGCGGCGCGGCGGACGTGGGCATCATCGCCCTGGCACTCGCGCTGGCGCCGGCCATGAAGGACCAGGGCCGGAGCTGGGAGGTGCCCCTGGAGGCCTACCCTCGCATGGAGCAGGGAGGCGCCATCCTGAAGGGGGCCCGGGACGTAGCCCTGGCGAAGCAGTTCCGCGAGGAGTTGCTGGGCGCCGAGGGCCGGGCGCTCCTGAAGCGCTACGGCTTCTCCCTGCTGGGCGAGTGA
- a CDS encoding BlaI/MecI/CopY family transcriptional regulator, whose protein sequence is MAELKLPRPTDAELAILRVLWKRGPSTVREVHEAFQDGTGYTTLLKLMQIMTEKGLVVRDESQRAHVYSARVPQQKTQRQLVADLMDRAFGGSPAQLALQALSSKKTSPEELAELRQLLDSLEKEGEQ, encoded by the coding sequence ATGGCCGAATTGAAACTGCCGCGTCCCACGGACGCCGAGCTGGCAATCCTCCGCGTGCTCTGGAAGCGAGGCCCCAGCACGGTGCGTGAGGTGCACGAGGCCTTCCAAGATGGGACGGGCTACACCACCCTCCTCAAGCTGATGCAAATCATGACCGAGAAAGGGCTCGTGGTCCGCGATGAATCTCAGCGCGCGCACGTCTACAGCGCACGCGTTCCGCAGCAGAAGACTCAGCGGCAGCTCGTGGCGGATCTGATGGACCGCGCTTTCGGTGGCTCACCGGCCCAGCTCGCCCTGCAAGCGTTGTCGTCGAAGAAGACTTCACCCGAAGAGCTGGCCGAGCTGCGCCAGCTCCTGGATTCGCTGGAGAAGGAGGGAGAACAATGA
- a CDS encoding M56 family metallopeptidase, whose protein sequence is MTHIILESLGWALLHLVWQGVLVSAVLALGLRLLGRRPTARYGLACSALGVMLILPVATGWQHFHAARLRPTDAALRVSQMEAPTAPLPEAAAGTVTPLDVSGPLAAPASAPTFLPPLASARLSGLLPWLVLAWGLGVAAFSLRLLAGWLRLRRSLHEASPAPEEWQQRLENLSLRLGLKRAVRLLQSTALDVPSAMGWLRPVVLLPVFTLTGLPTRQLEMILAHELAHIRRHDFVVNLLQTCVETLLFYHPAVWWMSRVIRVERENCCDDLATGLTGNALAYARALTALEALRMLPSLEPTPALSALGGSLPERVRRLVAAPPSRCASRWAAGASVLTLVSSLAVAAPLTALVLPAQAPRVLLAASPASAPAAQTLPPPAPDVAAPSKPTAAPKAQPAPTPSPSPAPRPQPRRDEEGQSPRVGKDKLSVDQLVELKVAGITPSTIQSVEAMGYEPTVRTLTEFSHAGVTEEYMKGLSAGFGQPPSASELVRLKHLGVTAAEVETLKRLGFSNVTPDTTASAHAVGVNEAYLSELKAAGYTSLDLETVTEMRAVGVTPDFIQSMRKAGLKDLSADDLQQLRVLDVNPAFIQEMREAGLETLTAEELIRLRTSGVDTDFIRRLNRHPK, encoded by the coding sequence ATGACGCACATCATCCTGGAGTCCCTGGGCTGGGCGCTGCTGCACCTGGTGTGGCAGGGGGTGCTCGTGTCAGCGGTGCTTGCACTCGGACTGCGCCTGCTCGGACGACGGCCCACCGCCCGCTACGGGCTGGCCTGCAGCGCGCTGGGCGTGATGCTCATCCTGCCTGTGGCCACCGGCTGGCAGCACTTCCACGCCGCACGGCTCCGGCCCACCGACGCCGCCCTTCGGGTCTCCCAGATGGAAGCGCCGACGGCCCCTCTGCCCGAGGCCGCGGCCGGCACCGTGACGCCCCTCGACGTCTCCGGTCCCCTTGCCGCGCCTGCGTCCGCGCCCACGTTCTTGCCTCCCCTGGCCTCCGCGCGGCTCAGCGGCCTCCTGCCCTGGCTGGTGCTCGCCTGGGGCCTCGGGGTGGCGGCCTTCTCCTTGCGGCTGCTGGCCGGGTGGCTGCGCCTGCGCCGGAGCCTGCACGAGGCCTCTCCCGCGCCCGAGGAGTGGCAACAGCGGCTGGAGAACCTCTCCCTGCGCCTGGGGCTGAAGCGCGCGGTGCGCCTGCTCCAGTCCACGGCCCTGGATGTGCCCTCGGCCATGGGGTGGCTGCGGCCCGTGGTGCTGCTGCCCGTCTTCACACTCACCGGCCTGCCCACGCGACAGCTCGAGATGATCCTCGCGCACGAACTGGCGCACATCCGCCGCCATGACTTCGTGGTGAACCTGCTCCAGACCTGCGTGGAGACGCTGCTCTTCTATCACCCGGCCGTCTGGTGGATGTCCCGCGTCATCCGCGTGGAGCGTGAGAACTGCTGCGACGATCTGGCCACGGGCCTGACGGGCAATGCCCTCGCCTATGCCCGGGCGCTCACCGCGTTGGAAGCACTGCGCATGCTGCCCTCCCTCGAACCCACCCCCGCCCTCTCCGCGCTGGGCGGCTCGCTGCCGGAGCGCGTGCGCAGGCTCGTGGCCGCGCCCCCGTCACGCTGCGCCTCGCGCTGGGCCGCGGGGGCCTCCGTCCTCACGCTGGTGAGCAGCCTCGCGGTCGCGGCGCCCCTCACCGCCCTCGTGCTGCCCGCCCAGGCTCCCCGCGTCCTCCTGGCCGCAAGCCCGGCTTCTGCTCCCGCGGCTCAAACCCTGCCCCCGCCTGCGCCTGACGTGGCCGCCCCCTCCAAACCCACCGCTGCACCCAAAGCCCAGCCTGCCCCCACGCCTTCGCCTTCCCCTGCCCCCAGGCCTCAGCCCCGACGCGACGAAGAGGGGCAGAGTCCACGCGTGGGCAAGGACAAGCTCTCGGTGGATCAGCTCGTCGAGTTGAAGGTCGCGGGCATCACCCCCAGCACCATTCAGTCGGTGGAGGCCATGGGCTACGAGCCAACGGTGCGCACGCTGACAGAGTTCAGCCACGCGGGCGTCACCGAGGAGTACATGAAGGGCCTCAGCGCCGGCTTTGGCCAACCTCCGTCGGCCTCCGAGCTGGTGCGGTTGAAGCACCTGGGTGTCACCGCCGCGGAAGTGGAGACCCTGAAGCGTCTGGGTTTCTCGAATGTGACTCCCGACACCACGGCGAGCGCGCATGCGGTGGGCGTGAACGAGGCGTACCTGAGCGAGCTGAAGGCCGCGGGGTACACGAGCCTGGATCTGGAGACGGTGACGGAAATGCGCGCCGTGGGCGTCACGCCAGACTTCATCCAGAGCATGCGCAAGGCGGGTTTGAAGGACCTCTCCGCCGATGACCTGCAGCAACTGCGTGTCCTCGACGTGAATCCCGCCTTCATCCAGGAGATGCGGGAAGCGGGCCTGGAGACGCTCACCGCCGAAGAGCTGATCCGCCTGCGCACCAGCGGCGTCGACACGGACTTCATCCGGCGCTTGAATCGCCATCCAAAGTAA
- a CDS encoding type IV pilus twitching motility protein PilT, with translation MTAQPRISTLFDALLAEKGSDLHMSIGHPPMGRIRGELTPLREAPLTPPEMESLLFDLVNPDQKRQITEELDLDFAYSYGTKARFRANYFYKVTGLAAVFRTIPSKVLTLTDLNTPEVVRKLADRRSGLVLVTGPTGSGKSTTLAGMINHINQTRHAHILTIEDPVEFVHESIKAQVTHREVGPHAISFATAIRSAGREDPNVILIGELRTNETMKLALQLASFGVLVFATVHTNSAPATIDRIVNSFPADEQPAIRGMLAESLAGIVAQQLVRTADGKGRVAALEILIGSSAIASMIREGKVFQIASKMQAGQSQGMQTLDMHLEKLVAAGTIAPEAALDKAQDRESFAKTLQRIKPDFVLSEDLKG, from the coding sequence ATGACCGCCCAGCCCCGCATCTCCACACTCTTCGACGCGCTGCTCGCCGAGAAGGGCAGCGACCTCCATATGAGCATCGGGCACCCCCCGATGGGCCGCATCCGGGGAGAGCTGACGCCCCTGCGCGAAGCCCCCCTCACCCCGCCCGAAATGGAGAGCCTGCTCTTCGATCTCGTCAACCCGGACCAGAAGAGGCAGATCACCGAGGAGCTGGACCTCGACTTCGCCTACAGCTACGGGACGAAGGCCCGCTTCCGCGCCAACTACTTCTACAAGGTGACGGGGCTGGCGGCGGTCTTCCGCACCATTCCCAGCAAGGTGCTGACGCTCACGGACCTGAACACCCCCGAGGTGGTGCGCAAGCTGGCCGATCGCCGCAGTGGCCTGGTGCTCGTCACCGGCCCCACGGGCAGCGGTAAGTCCACCACCCTGGCGGGGATGATCAACCACATCAACCAGACCCGCCACGCGCACATCCTCACCATCGAGGACCCGGTGGAGTTCGTGCACGAGTCCATCAAGGCCCAGGTGACGCACCGCGAGGTGGGCCCCCACGCCATCAGCTTCGCCACGGCCATCCGCTCGGCGGGCCGCGAGGACCCGAACGTCATCCTCATCGGCGAGTTGCGCACCAACGAGACGATGAAGCTGGCGCTCCAACTGGCGAGCTTCGGCGTGCTGGTGTTCGCCACGGTGCACACCAACAGCGCCCCGGCCACCATCGACCGCATCGTCAACTCCTTCCCCGCGGACGAGCAGCCAGCCATCCGCGGCATGCTGGCCGAGAGCCTCGCGGGCATCGTCGCCCAGCAGCTCGTGCGCACCGCGGACGGCAAGGGCCGCGTGGCGGCGCTGGAGATCCTCATCGGCAGCAGCGCCATCGCGTCGATGATCCGCGAGGGTAAGGTCTTCCAGATCGCCAGCAAGATGCAGGCGGGCCAGTCCCAGGGCATGCAGACGCTGGACATGCACCTGGAGAAGCTGGTGGCCGCGGGCACCATCGCCCCCGAGGCCGCGCTGGACAAGGCCCAGGACCGGGAGTCCTTCGCCAAGACCCTTCAGCGCATCAAGCCGGACTTCGTGCTGTCCGAGGACCTGAAGGGCTGA
- a CDS encoding serine hydrolase domain-containing protein gives MPSPDASRRRVSPSPRSAFLSAVSVAGLLLAACAWACAHSPPPAAPSEISRAHALAEELVQAKQLPGFSIAVARDGKLVWSEGFGFADVEQQVPVTPLTRFRVGSVSKVLTAAAVARLVEDGALDLDAPVQRYVPGFPAKPWPFTTRQLAGHIAGIRHYQEKDFGLLKAQPHYDTVNAGLVLFQEDPLLFEPGTDYRYSSYGWNLISAVVEGASRQEFLHYMQASIFEPLGLQGTVADQAEQLIPHRTRFYARDASGALRHAPYVDNSYKWAGGGFLSTAEDLVRFGSAHLQPGFLRQASLDVLFKTQQLNSGKETGVGIGWRMGVDAKGRRILHHGGTIEGGRAMLMLFPESRVVVALLANTLANFNEADAQRIGDVFIASPNGSSP, from the coding sequence ATGCCCTCCCCCGACGCCTCGAGGCGCCGTGTTTCCCCCTCTCCCCGTTCAGCCTTCCTGAGTGCCGTGAGTGTCGCGGGCTTGTTGCTCGCCGCCTGCGCGTGGGCGTGCGCGCACTCCCCGCCTCCGGCTGCCCCTTCCGAGATCTCCCGGGCGCACGCGCTCGCGGAGGAGCTGGTTCAGGCCAAACAACTGCCGGGCTTCTCCATCGCGGTGGCCCGGGACGGGAAGCTCGTCTGGTCCGAGGGCTTTGGCTTCGCGGACGTCGAGCAGCAGGTGCCCGTCACCCCCCTGACGCGCTTCCGCGTGGGCAGCGTCTCCAAGGTGCTGACCGCCGCCGCCGTCGCACGACTCGTGGAGGACGGCGCGTTGGACCTGGACGCTCCCGTGCAGCGCTACGTGCCGGGCTTTCCCGCCAAGCCCTGGCCCTTCACGACGCGGCAGCTCGCGGGACACATCGCGGGAATCCGTCACTACCAGGAGAAGGACTTCGGCCTGCTCAAGGCACAGCCGCATTATGACACCGTGAACGCGGGGCTCGTCCTCTTCCAGGAAGACCCGCTGCTGTTCGAGCCAGGCACGGACTACCGCTATTCCAGCTACGGCTGGAACCTCATCAGCGCCGTCGTGGAGGGCGCCTCCCGCCAGGAGTTCCTCCACTACATGCAGGCCTCCATCTTCGAGCCCCTGGGGCTCCAGGGCACCGTGGCCGATCAGGCCGAACAGCTCATTCCCCACCGGACGCGGTTCTACGCGCGGGATGCCTCGGGGGCGCTGCGGCACGCGCCCTACGTCGACAACAGTTACAAATGGGCAGGCGGGGGCTTCCTATCGACCGCCGAGGATCTGGTGCGCTTCGGCTCGGCCCACCTCCAGCCCGGGTTCCTGCGTCAGGCATCCCTCGACGTGCTGTTCAAGACACAGCAACTGAACTCGGGCAAGGAGACGGGCGTGGGCATTGGCTGGCGAATGGGCGTGGATGCCAAGGGCCGCCGCATCCTGCACCATGGGGGAACCATCGAAGGTGGGCGCGCCATGTTGATGCTGTTCCCGGAGTCGCGGGTGGTCGTCGCCCTGCTGGCGAACACGCTGGCGAACTTCAACGAGGCCGACGCCCAACGCATCGGGGACGTCTTCATCGCTTCGCCTAACGGAAGCTCACCGTGA